The sequence CTTCTTCGTCTGGCTCACCCTCCCCGAGGGGCTGGACGCCAAGGCGATGGCCCCCCGCGCGATCGCCGAGCGCGTCGCCTACGTCCCCGGTACCGGCTTCTACGCGGACGGCACCGGCCATCGGCACATGCGCCTGTCCTACTGCTTCCCCGAGCCGCACCGGATCCGCGAGGGCGTCCGCCGGCTGGCCGGAGTGGTGGAACAGGAGATCCGTCTCCGGGACACTTTCGGGACCACCAGCGGCGGCGCGTCCACCGGCGTCCAGACGCCGGGCCCGGGCATCGTCTGACTTGTTTCACGTGAAACGGGAGTCATCTTGGAACTCGGGCATGTCGTCGTTCTCGCCGGAGGGCTCTCCTACGAGCGGGAGGTCTCGCTCCGCTCCGGACGACGCGTCGCCGACGCGCTGCGTGCCCGCGACATCCCGGTCGAACTCCGCGACGCCGACGCGACACTCCTGGACTCCCTGACCGACGACCCGCCGGACGTCGTCTTCCCCGTCCTGCACGGCGCGGCGGGGGAGGACGGCTCGATCCGCGACGTCCTCGAACTCCTGGACGTCCCCTATGTCGGCGCCCGTCCGGACGCATGTCGTGTCGTCTGGGACAAGCCGACCGCCAAGTCCGTCGTGCGACGCGCGGGCCTGCGGACGCCCGACTCCGTCGCCCTGCCGAAGGAGGTCTTCCACGACCTCGGCGCGGCGTCCGTCCTCGACCAGATCGTCCGCGGCCTCGGGCTCCCGCTGTTCGTGAAGCCGACCCGCGGCGGCTCGGCCCTCGGCGCCTCCGTCGTCCACGAGGCGTCCGACCTGTCCGCCGCCATGGTCGGCTGCTTCGCCTACGGCGACGCCGCCCTCGTCGAGCGCTACATCGGCGGCACCGAGGTCGCGGTCAGCGTCATCGATCTCGACGGCGCCCCGACCGCCCTGCCCGCCGTCGAGATCATCGCCCCCGGCGGCCGCTACGACTACACGGCCCGCTACGACGCCGGCGACACCGAGTTCATCACCCCGGCCCGCCTCACCCCCGAAGCGACCGCCCGTGCCGCCGCCGCCGCCATCACCGCCCACCGCGCCCTCGGCCTACGCGACCTCTCCCGCACCGACCTCATCGTCTCCCCCGACGGCGAGGTCCACTTCCTGGAGGTCAACGTCGCCCCCGGCATGACGGAAACCAGCCTCCTCCCCCGAGCCATCAGCGTCGCCGACCTGGACCTGGGCGAAGTCTGCGAATCCCTCCTCCGCTCCCATCTCCGCTGACCCCGTCCCGCACACCGGCCTCAACCTGAGCCTGCGCGGTCGATGGCGACCGGCCACGACGATCTCTCGACCCGACCTTTACTCCTACAGGGCACAAGCCACGGCCCAGCAAACCTGACCGAACTCGAACCCGCAGGGCGGCAGGGCACCGCCCCCCGACGACACCAGAAGCCCCCTCCTCACAGGGGGCCGAAGTTCGCCGCGCACCAAGGCCAGCAAACCGCCACATACGTAACGGCTCGCAGGACAGTCCCGCCCTCGTTTCACGTGAAACAGCGCAGCCCTCGCATGCGGCCAACCCGCCGATGCTCGCGACGATCGAGGGGGCCGACCAGTCGACGCTCAGCGCCGGGGCGTCGAAGGCTGCGGCAAGGAAGAGCCTGGAGAAGGTCGTCAGCTCCCTTGGAGTACGGGAGTGGTCTACGGCCCCGGTCGCTGACGCGCTGGACGCGGTGCCCCGGTCGACGTGCTCGTCGAGTACACCAGCGCCGCAGCGGTCGAGGAGAACGTTTGGACTGCGGTGCGCACCGGGGCGCACGTAGCGCTCGGCTTCAGCAGCTTGCCCGCCGACCAGTATGTCGAGTTCGATCAGACGGCCCGCGACCCCGACGTGGGTGTGATCGCGGCGGGCAGCTTCTCTTCGATGGCGGCGGCTCTGATCCGGGCGGCCGCGATGGCGCCGAACATCCGGGCCAATGGGAGATTATCGACCACGCCA is a genomic window of Actinomadura citrea containing:
- a CDS encoding D-alanine--D-alanine ligase family protein, whose amino-acid sequence is MLELGHVVVLAGGLSYEREVSLRSGRRVADALRARDIPVELRDADATLLDSLTDDPPDVVFPVLHGAAGEDGSIRDVLELLDVPYVGARPDACRVVWDKPTAKSVVRRAGLRTPDSVALPKEVFHDLGAASVLDQIVRGLGLPLFVKPTRGGSALGASVVHEASDLSAAMVGCFAYGDAALVERYIGGTEVAVSVIDLDGAPTALPAVEIIAPGGRYDYTARYDAGDTEFITPARLTPEATARAAAAAITAHRALGLRDLSRTDLIVSPDGEVHFLEVNVAPGMTETSLLPRAISVADLDLGEVCESLLRSHLR